A genomic region of Phragmites australis chromosome 2, lpPhrAust1.1, whole genome shotgun sequence contains the following coding sequences:
- the LOC133908407 gene encoding AMSH-like ubiquitin thioesterase 2 isoform X3, which yields MSSRRFEINTKKCGSHSTPSKSMYLDAQGVRCQANVRAARDRDVGSCAVKHHFPSPIISWIEDLSSFGDVSFSTDPEYVEEQARSSVGQSSTSSYLHDMQICQAVNEEEIHAVLSEQSLYPAGWIHTHPSQTCFLSSIDLHTQYSYQAMLPEAVAIVVAPTDPTRSYGIFRLTDPGGMDVIRECDESAFHTHRETTDGSPIYETCSKVHFKPNLRFEIVDLRSVP from the exons ATGAGTAGCAGGAG GTTTGAAATCAATACGAAAAAATGCGGGTCGCATTCAACGCCAAGTAAATCGATGTATCTAGATGCTCAAGGTGTCCGCTGCCAAGCCAATGTTAGGGCAGCCAGAGACCGCGATGTTGGTTCCTGCGCTGTGAAGCATCACTTCCCGTCTCCAATCATTTCTTGGATAGAGGATCTTTCGAGCTTCGGTGATGTTTCGTTTAGCACTGATCCTGAATATGTGGAGGAGCAAGCAAGATCTTCAGTGGGGCAGTCTTCAACATCTAGCTACTTGCATGACATGCAAATA TGTCAGGCTGTTAATGAGGAAGAGATACATGCCGTATTGTCAGAGCAGTCACTTTACCCTGCAGGATggatacat ACTCACCCTTCACAAACATGCTTCCTATCATCGATTGATTTGCACACTCAATACTCTTACCAG GCTATGTTACCAGAGGCTGTTGCAATTGTGGTTGCTCCCACCGATCCTACAAG GAGCTATGGAATATTTAGGCTAACCGACCCAGGCGGAATGGATGTGATTAGGGAATGCGATGAAAGTGCATTCCATACTCACCGAGAGACAACCGATGGCAGTCCAATATATGAAACCTGCTCGAAAGTGCACTTCAAACCTAATTTGCGGTTTGAGATTGTTGATCTGCGTTCTGTTCCATGA
- the LOC133908407 gene encoding AMSH-like ubiquitin thioesterase 2 isoform X2, whose translation MSSRRFEINTKKCGSHSTPSKSMYLDAQGVRCQANVRAARDRDVGSCAVKHHFPSPIISWIEDLSSFGDVSFSTDPEYVEEQARSSVGQSSTSSYLHDMQISVRLTDEFMELAKENTSNNLETCGILGASLCQAVNEEEIHAVLSEQSLYPAGWIHTHPSQTCFLSSIDLHTQYSYQAMLPEAVAIVVAPTDPTRSYGIFRLTDPGGMDVIRECDESAFHTHRETTDGSPIYETCSKVHFKPNLRFEIVDLRSVP comes from the exons ATGAGTAGCAGGAG GTTTGAAATCAATACGAAAAAATGCGGGTCGCATTCAACGCCAAGTAAATCGATGTATCTAGATGCTCAAGGTGTCCGCTGCCAAGCCAATGTTAGGGCAGCCAGAGACCGCGATGTTGGTTCCTGCGCTGTGAAGCATCACTTCCCGTCTCCAATCATTTCTTGGATAGAGGATCTTTCGAGCTTCGGTGATGTTTCGTTTAGCACTGATCCTGAATATGTGGAGGAGCAAGCAAGATCTTCAGTGGGGCAGTCTTCAACATCTAGCTACTTGCATGACATGCAAATA TCAGTGAGATTGACAGATGAGTTCATGGAACTTGCAAAGGAGAATACAAGCAATAATCTAGAGACTTGTGGAATTCTTGGTGCTTCACTT TGTCAGGCTGTTAATGAGGAAGAGATACATGCCGTATTGTCAGAGCAGTCACTTTACCCTGCAGGATggatacat ACTCACCCTTCACAAACATGCTTCCTATCATCGATTGATTTGCACACTCAATACTCTTACCAG GCTATGTTACCAGAGGCTGTTGCAATTGTGGTTGCTCCCACCGATCCTACAAG GAGCTATGGAATATTTAGGCTAACCGACCCAGGCGGAATGGATGTGATTAGGGAATGCGATGAAAGTGCATTCCATACTCACCGAGAGACAACCGATGGCAGTCCAATATATGAAACCTGCTCGAAAGTGCACTTCAAACCTAATTTGCGGTTTGAGATTGTTGATCTGCGTTCTGTTCCATGA
- the LOC133908407 gene encoding AMSH-like ubiquitin thioesterase 2 isoform X1 translates to MSSRRFEINTKKCGSHSTPSKSMYLDAQGVRCQANVRAARDRDVGSCAVKHHFPSPIISWIEDLSSFGDVSFSTDPEYVEEQARSSVGQSSTSSYLHDMQISVRLTDEFMELAKENTSNNLETCGILGASLRDGTYFVTMLIIPKQEGTAHSCQAVNEEEIHAVLSEQSLYPAGWIHTHPSQTCFLSSIDLHTQYSYQAMLPEAVAIVVAPTDPTRSYGIFRLTDPGGMDVIRECDESAFHTHRETTDGSPIYETCSKVHFKPNLRFEIVDLRSVP, encoded by the exons ATGAGTAGCAGGAG GTTTGAAATCAATACGAAAAAATGCGGGTCGCATTCAACGCCAAGTAAATCGATGTATCTAGATGCTCAAGGTGTCCGCTGCCAAGCCAATGTTAGGGCAGCCAGAGACCGCGATGTTGGTTCCTGCGCTGTGAAGCATCACTTCCCGTCTCCAATCATTTCTTGGATAGAGGATCTTTCGAGCTTCGGTGATGTTTCGTTTAGCACTGATCCTGAATATGTGGAGGAGCAAGCAAGATCTTCAGTGGGGCAGTCTTCAACATCTAGCTACTTGCATGACATGCAAATA TCAGTGAGATTGACAGATGAGTTCATGGAACTTGCAAAGGAGAATACAAGCAATAATCTAGAGACTTGTGGAATTCTTGGTGCTTCACTT AGGGATGGTACTTACTTTGTGACTATGTTGATTATACCAAAGCAAGAAGGAACTGCTCACTCA TGTCAGGCTGTTAATGAGGAAGAGATACATGCCGTATTGTCAGAGCAGTCACTTTACCCTGCAGGATggatacat ACTCACCCTTCACAAACATGCTTCCTATCATCGATTGATTTGCACACTCAATACTCTTACCAG GCTATGTTACCAGAGGCTGTTGCAATTGTGGTTGCTCCCACCGATCCTACAAG GAGCTATGGAATATTTAGGCTAACCGACCCAGGCGGAATGGATGTGATTAGGGAATGCGATGAAAGTGCATTCCATACTCACCGAGAGACAACCGATGGCAGTCCAATATATGAAACCTGCTCGAAAGTGCACTTCAAACCTAATTTGCGGTTTGAGATTGTTGATCTGCGTTCTGTTCCATGA